Proteins encoded in a region of the Orcinus orca chromosome 8, mOrcOrc1.1, whole genome shotgun sequence genome:
- the AMPD3 gene encoding AMP deaminase 3 isoform X2 — protein METPVPGSVEMPRQFPKLNISEVDEQVRLLAEKVFAKVLREEDSKDVLSLFTVPEDCPIGQKEAKERELQKELAEQKSVETAKRKKSFKMIRSQSLSLQMPTQQDWKGPPTACPAVSAAAPVLPGAPPQPAPAPYAMPEYQRVTISGDYCAGITVEDYEQAAKSLAKALVIREKYARLAYHRFPRTTAQYLGHWRADAAPLEEGLPDFHPPPLPQEDPYCLDDAPRNLGFLVRMQGGILYVYDNTKMLECQEPHSLPYPDLETYTVDMSHILALITHGPTKTYCHRRLNFLESKFSLHEMLNEMAEFKELKSNPHRDFYNVRKVDTHIHAAACMNQKHLLRFIKHTYQTEPDRTVAEKWGRKITLRQVFDSLHMDPYDLTVDSLDVHAGRQTFHRFDKFNSKYNPVGASELRDLYLKTENYLGGEYFARMVKEVAQELEESKYQYSEPRLSIYGCSPEEWSNLARWFIQHKVYSPNMRWIIQVPRIYDIFRSKKLLPSFGKMLENIFLPLFEATINPQDHRELHLFLRYVTGFDSVDDESKHSDHMFSDKSPSPDVWTSEQNPPYSYYLYYMYANIMVLNNLRRERGLSTFLFRPHCGESGSITHLVSAFLTADNISHGLLLKKSPVLQYLYYLAQIPIAMSPLSNNSLFLEYSKNPLREFLHKGLHVSLSTDDPMQFHYTKEALMEEYAIAAQVWKLSTCDLCEIARNSVLQSGLSHQEKQKFLGQNYYKEGPEGNDIRKTNVAQIRMAFRYETLCNELSFLSDAMKSEEITALTK, from the exons ATGGAGACTCCAGTGCCAGGCTCAG TCGAGATGCCACGCCAGTTCCCCAAGCTGAACATCTCCGAGGTGGACGAGCAAGTCCGGCTCCTGGCCGAGAAGGTGTTCGCTAAAGTGCTCCGAGAAGAGGACAGCAAAGATGTCCTGTCCCTCTTCACCGTCCCCGAGGACTGCCCCATCGGGCAGAAGGAGGCCAAGGAGAGGGAGCTGCAGAAGGAGCTGGCGGAGCAGAAGTCTGTGGAGACTGCGAAAAG aaagaaaagttttaagaTGATTCGGTCCCAGTCCCTGTCTCTGCAAATGCCGACGCAGCAAGATTGGAAGGGCCCCCCGACAGCCTGCCCAGCCGTGTCTGCAGCAGCTCCTGTGCTCCCCggagcccctccccagcccgcACCTGCGCCCTATGCCATGCCTGAGTACCAGCGGGTCACCATCAGCGGAGACTACTGTGCTGGG ATCACCGTGGAGGACTATGAACAGGCCGCCAAGAGCCTGGCCAAGGCCCTGGTGATCCGGGAGAAGTACGCCCGGCTCGCCTACCACCGCTTCCCACGCACCACGGCCCAGTACCTGGGTCACTGGCGGGCAGACGCTGCACCTCTGGAAGAGGGCCTCCCAG ACTTccaccctcccccactgccccaggAAGACCCTTACTGCCTGGATGATGCTCCCCGAAACCTGGGCTTCCTGGTCCGCATGCAGGGGGGCATCCTCTACGTGTACGATAACACAAAGATGCTGGAATGCCAGGAGCCCCACAGCCTGCCCTACCCAGACCTGGAGACCTACACGGTGGACATGAGCCACATCCTGGCTCTCATCACCCATGGCCCCAC GAAAACGTATTGTCACCGGCGACTGAACTTTCTGGAATCCAAGTTCAGCCTTCACGAGATGCTAAATGAAATGGCCGAGTTCAAAGAGTTGAAGAGCAACCCTCACCGAGACTTCTATAACGTGAGAAAG GTGGACACGCACATCCACGCAGCTGCCTGCATGAACCAGAAGCACCTGCTGCGCTTCATCAAGCATACGTACCAGACGGAGCCCGACCGGACAGTTGCCGAGAAGTGGGGCCGGAAGATCACCCTGCGGCAGGTGTTCGACAGCCTGCACATGGACCCGTACGACCTCACTGTGGACTCACTGGATGTCCATGCG GGCCGGCAGACGTTCCACCGCTTTGACAAGTTCAACTCCAAATACAACCCTGTGGGGGCCAGTGAACTCCGAGACCTGtatttgaaaactgaaaactaCCTGGGAGGAGAGTACTTTGCTCGGATGGTCAAG GAGGTGGCCCAGGAGCTGGAGGAGAGCAAGTACCAGTACTCAGAGCCACGGCTCTCCATCTACGGCTGCAGTCCTGAGGAGTGGTCCAACCTGGCCCGCTGGTTCATCCAGCACAAGGTCTACTCACCCAACATGCGCTGGATCATCCAGGTGCCCCGGATCTA TGACATATTTAGGTCAAAGAAGCTGCTGCCAAGCTTTGGGAAGATGCTGGAGAACATCTTCCTGCCCCTTTTTGAGGCCACCATTAATCCTCAGGATCACCGAGAGCTTCACCTCTTCCTCAGATAT gtGACGGGGTTTGACAGCGTGGATGATGAGTCCAAGCACAGCGATCACATGTTCTCAGACAAGAGCCCCAGCCCGGACGTCTGGACCAGCGAGCAGAACCCGCCCTACAGCTACTACCTGTACTACATGTATGCCAACATCATGGTGCTCAACAACCTCCGCAG GGAACGGGGCCTGAGCACGTTCCTGTTCCGGCCTCACTGCGGGGAGTCTGGCTCCATCACTCACTTGGTATCTGCTTTCCTGACTGCCGACAACATTTCCCATGGGCTGCTCCTCAAGAAG AGTCCGGTGTTGCAGTATCTCTACTACCTTGCTCAGATCCCCATTGCCATGTCTCCTCTTAGCAACAACAGTCTGTTCCTCGAATATTCCAAAAACCCTCTGAGGGAATTCCTGCATAAGGGACTGCATGTTTCTCTCTCCACCGATGACCCCATGCAGTTCCACTACACGAAG GAAGCACTTATGGAAGAATATGCAATTGCGGCTCAAGTGTGGAAGCTGAGCACGTGTGACCTGTGTGAGATCGCCAGGAACAGTGTGCTGCAGAGCGGCCTCTCGCATCAG gaaaagcaaaaatttctgggacaaaattattataaagagGGACCTGAAGGAAATGATATTCGAAAGACAAATGTTGCTCAGATCCGGATGGCGTTCCGATATGAGACCTTATGCAATGAGCTCAGCTTCCTGTCTGACGCCATGAAATCAGAAGAGATCACAGCCCTGACCAAGTAG
- the AMPD3 gene encoding AMP deaminase 3 isoform X1, whose product MKTFLFVEIGGFLSTAPPGKSSQVEMPRQFPKLNISEVDEQVRLLAEKVFAKVLREEDSKDVLSLFTVPEDCPIGQKEAKERELQKELAEQKSVETAKRKKSFKMIRSQSLSLQMPTQQDWKGPPTACPAVSAAAPVLPGAPPQPAPAPYAMPEYQRVTISGDYCAGITVEDYEQAAKSLAKALVIREKYARLAYHRFPRTTAQYLGHWRADAAPLEEGLPDFHPPPLPQEDPYCLDDAPRNLGFLVRMQGGILYVYDNTKMLECQEPHSLPYPDLETYTVDMSHILALITHGPTKTYCHRRLNFLESKFSLHEMLNEMAEFKELKSNPHRDFYNVRKVDTHIHAAACMNQKHLLRFIKHTYQTEPDRTVAEKWGRKITLRQVFDSLHMDPYDLTVDSLDVHAGRQTFHRFDKFNSKYNPVGASELRDLYLKTENYLGGEYFARMVKEVAQELEESKYQYSEPRLSIYGCSPEEWSNLARWFIQHKVYSPNMRWIIQVPRIYDIFRSKKLLPSFGKMLENIFLPLFEATINPQDHRELHLFLRYVTGFDSVDDESKHSDHMFSDKSPSPDVWTSEQNPPYSYYLYYMYANIMVLNNLRRERGLSTFLFRPHCGESGSITHLVSAFLTADNISHGLLLKKSPVLQYLYYLAQIPIAMSPLSNNSLFLEYSKNPLREFLHKGLHVSLSTDDPMQFHYTKEALMEEYAIAAQVWKLSTCDLCEIARNSVLQSGLSHQEKQKFLGQNYYKEGPEGNDIRKTNVAQIRMAFRYETLCNELSFLSDAMKSEEITALTK is encoded by the exons ATGAAAACGTTCCTGTTTGTTGAGAttggtggattcttaagcactgcgccaccagggaagtcctcacaaG TCGAGATGCCACGCCAGTTCCCCAAGCTGAACATCTCCGAGGTGGACGAGCAAGTCCGGCTCCTGGCCGAGAAGGTGTTCGCTAAAGTGCTCCGAGAAGAGGACAGCAAAGATGTCCTGTCCCTCTTCACCGTCCCCGAGGACTGCCCCATCGGGCAGAAGGAGGCCAAGGAGAGGGAGCTGCAGAAGGAGCTGGCGGAGCAGAAGTCTGTGGAGACTGCGAAAAG aaagaaaagttttaagaTGATTCGGTCCCAGTCCCTGTCTCTGCAAATGCCGACGCAGCAAGATTGGAAGGGCCCCCCGACAGCCTGCCCAGCCGTGTCTGCAGCAGCTCCTGTGCTCCCCggagcccctccccagcccgcACCTGCGCCCTATGCCATGCCTGAGTACCAGCGGGTCACCATCAGCGGAGACTACTGTGCTGGG ATCACCGTGGAGGACTATGAACAGGCCGCCAAGAGCCTGGCCAAGGCCCTGGTGATCCGGGAGAAGTACGCCCGGCTCGCCTACCACCGCTTCCCACGCACCACGGCCCAGTACCTGGGTCACTGGCGGGCAGACGCTGCACCTCTGGAAGAGGGCCTCCCAG ACTTccaccctcccccactgccccaggAAGACCCTTACTGCCTGGATGATGCTCCCCGAAACCTGGGCTTCCTGGTCCGCATGCAGGGGGGCATCCTCTACGTGTACGATAACACAAAGATGCTGGAATGCCAGGAGCCCCACAGCCTGCCCTACCCAGACCTGGAGACCTACACGGTGGACATGAGCCACATCCTGGCTCTCATCACCCATGGCCCCAC GAAAACGTATTGTCACCGGCGACTGAACTTTCTGGAATCCAAGTTCAGCCTTCACGAGATGCTAAATGAAATGGCCGAGTTCAAAGAGTTGAAGAGCAACCCTCACCGAGACTTCTATAACGTGAGAAAG GTGGACACGCACATCCACGCAGCTGCCTGCATGAACCAGAAGCACCTGCTGCGCTTCATCAAGCATACGTACCAGACGGAGCCCGACCGGACAGTTGCCGAGAAGTGGGGCCGGAAGATCACCCTGCGGCAGGTGTTCGACAGCCTGCACATGGACCCGTACGACCTCACTGTGGACTCACTGGATGTCCATGCG GGCCGGCAGACGTTCCACCGCTTTGACAAGTTCAACTCCAAATACAACCCTGTGGGGGCCAGTGAACTCCGAGACCTGtatttgaaaactgaaaactaCCTGGGAGGAGAGTACTTTGCTCGGATGGTCAAG GAGGTGGCCCAGGAGCTGGAGGAGAGCAAGTACCAGTACTCAGAGCCACGGCTCTCCATCTACGGCTGCAGTCCTGAGGAGTGGTCCAACCTGGCCCGCTGGTTCATCCAGCACAAGGTCTACTCACCCAACATGCGCTGGATCATCCAGGTGCCCCGGATCTA TGACATATTTAGGTCAAAGAAGCTGCTGCCAAGCTTTGGGAAGATGCTGGAGAACATCTTCCTGCCCCTTTTTGAGGCCACCATTAATCCTCAGGATCACCGAGAGCTTCACCTCTTCCTCAGATAT gtGACGGGGTTTGACAGCGTGGATGATGAGTCCAAGCACAGCGATCACATGTTCTCAGACAAGAGCCCCAGCCCGGACGTCTGGACCAGCGAGCAGAACCCGCCCTACAGCTACTACCTGTACTACATGTATGCCAACATCATGGTGCTCAACAACCTCCGCAG GGAACGGGGCCTGAGCACGTTCCTGTTCCGGCCTCACTGCGGGGAGTCTGGCTCCATCACTCACTTGGTATCTGCTTTCCTGACTGCCGACAACATTTCCCATGGGCTGCTCCTCAAGAAG AGTCCGGTGTTGCAGTATCTCTACTACCTTGCTCAGATCCCCATTGCCATGTCTCCTCTTAGCAACAACAGTCTGTTCCTCGAATATTCCAAAAACCCTCTGAGGGAATTCCTGCATAAGGGACTGCATGTTTCTCTCTCCACCGATGACCCCATGCAGTTCCACTACACGAAG GAAGCACTTATGGAAGAATATGCAATTGCGGCTCAAGTGTGGAAGCTGAGCACGTGTGACCTGTGTGAGATCGCCAGGAACAGTGTGCTGCAGAGCGGCCTCTCGCATCAG gaaaagcaaaaatttctgggacaaaattattataaagagGGACCTGAAGGAAATGATATTCGAAAGACAAATGTTGCTCAGATCCGGATGGCGTTCCGATATGAGACCTTATGCAATGAGCTCAGCTTCCTGTCTGACGCCATGAAATCAGAAGAGATCACAGCCCTGACCAAGTAG
- the AMPD3 gene encoding AMP deaminase 3 isoform X3, producing the protein MGAGSGIEMPRQFPKLNISEVDEQVRLLAEKVFAKVLREEDSKDVLSLFTVPEDCPIGQKEAKERELQKELAEQKSVETAKRKKSFKMIRSQSLSLQMPTQQDWKGPPTACPAVSAAAPVLPGAPPQPAPAPYAMPEYQRVTISGDYCAGITVEDYEQAAKSLAKALVIREKYARLAYHRFPRTTAQYLGHWRADAAPLEEGLPDFHPPPLPQEDPYCLDDAPRNLGFLVRMQGGILYVYDNTKMLECQEPHSLPYPDLETYTVDMSHILALITHGPTKTYCHRRLNFLESKFSLHEMLNEMAEFKELKSNPHRDFYNVRKVDTHIHAAACMNQKHLLRFIKHTYQTEPDRTVAEKWGRKITLRQVFDSLHMDPYDLTVDSLDVHAGRQTFHRFDKFNSKYNPVGASELRDLYLKTENYLGGEYFARMVKEVAQELEESKYQYSEPRLSIYGCSPEEWSNLARWFIQHKVYSPNMRWIIQVPRIYDIFRSKKLLPSFGKMLENIFLPLFEATINPQDHRELHLFLRYVTGFDSVDDESKHSDHMFSDKSPSPDVWTSEQNPPYSYYLYYMYANIMVLNNLRRERGLSTFLFRPHCGESGSITHLVSAFLTADNISHGLLLKKSPVLQYLYYLAQIPIAMSPLSNNSLFLEYSKNPLREFLHKGLHVSLSTDDPMQFHYTKEALMEEYAIAAQVWKLSTCDLCEIARNSVLQSGLSHQEKQKFLGQNYYKEGPEGNDIRKTNVAQIRMAFRYETLCNELSFLSDAMKSEEITALTK; encoded by the exons ATGGGAGCCGGGAGCGGCA TCGAGATGCCACGCCAGTTCCCCAAGCTGAACATCTCCGAGGTGGACGAGCAAGTCCGGCTCCTGGCCGAGAAGGTGTTCGCTAAAGTGCTCCGAGAAGAGGACAGCAAAGATGTCCTGTCCCTCTTCACCGTCCCCGAGGACTGCCCCATCGGGCAGAAGGAGGCCAAGGAGAGGGAGCTGCAGAAGGAGCTGGCGGAGCAGAAGTCTGTGGAGACTGCGAAAAG aaagaaaagttttaagaTGATTCGGTCCCAGTCCCTGTCTCTGCAAATGCCGACGCAGCAAGATTGGAAGGGCCCCCCGACAGCCTGCCCAGCCGTGTCTGCAGCAGCTCCTGTGCTCCCCggagcccctccccagcccgcACCTGCGCCCTATGCCATGCCTGAGTACCAGCGGGTCACCATCAGCGGAGACTACTGTGCTGGG ATCACCGTGGAGGACTATGAACAGGCCGCCAAGAGCCTGGCCAAGGCCCTGGTGATCCGGGAGAAGTACGCCCGGCTCGCCTACCACCGCTTCCCACGCACCACGGCCCAGTACCTGGGTCACTGGCGGGCAGACGCTGCACCTCTGGAAGAGGGCCTCCCAG ACTTccaccctcccccactgccccaggAAGACCCTTACTGCCTGGATGATGCTCCCCGAAACCTGGGCTTCCTGGTCCGCATGCAGGGGGGCATCCTCTACGTGTACGATAACACAAAGATGCTGGAATGCCAGGAGCCCCACAGCCTGCCCTACCCAGACCTGGAGACCTACACGGTGGACATGAGCCACATCCTGGCTCTCATCACCCATGGCCCCAC GAAAACGTATTGTCACCGGCGACTGAACTTTCTGGAATCCAAGTTCAGCCTTCACGAGATGCTAAATGAAATGGCCGAGTTCAAAGAGTTGAAGAGCAACCCTCACCGAGACTTCTATAACGTGAGAAAG GTGGACACGCACATCCACGCAGCTGCCTGCATGAACCAGAAGCACCTGCTGCGCTTCATCAAGCATACGTACCAGACGGAGCCCGACCGGACAGTTGCCGAGAAGTGGGGCCGGAAGATCACCCTGCGGCAGGTGTTCGACAGCCTGCACATGGACCCGTACGACCTCACTGTGGACTCACTGGATGTCCATGCG GGCCGGCAGACGTTCCACCGCTTTGACAAGTTCAACTCCAAATACAACCCTGTGGGGGCCAGTGAACTCCGAGACCTGtatttgaaaactgaaaactaCCTGGGAGGAGAGTACTTTGCTCGGATGGTCAAG GAGGTGGCCCAGGAGCTGGAGGAGAGCAAGTACCAGTACTCAGAGCCACGGCTCTCCATCTACGGCTGCAGTCCTGAGGAGTGGTCCAACCTGGCCCGCTGGTTCATCCAGCACAAGGTCTACTCACCCAACATGCGCTGGATCATCCAGGTGCCCCGGATCTA TGACATATTTAGGTCAAAGAAGCTGCTGCCAAGCTTTGGGAAGATGCTGGAGAACATCTTCCTGCCCCTTTTTGAGGCCACCATTAATCCTCAGGATCACCGAGAGCTTCACCTCTTCCTCAGATAT gtGACGGGGTTTGACAGCGTGGATGATGAGTCCAAGCACAGCGATCACATGTTCTCAGACAAGAGCCCCAGCCCGGACGTCTGGACCAGCGAGCAGAACCCGCCCTACAGCTACTACCTGTACTACATGTATGCCAACATCATGGTGCTCAACAACCTCCGCAG GGAACGGGGCCTGAGCACGTTCCTGTTCCGGCCTCACTGCGGGGAGTCTGGCTCCATCACTCACTTGGTATCTGCTTTCCTGACTGCCGACAACATTTCCCATGGGCTGCTCCTCAAGAAG AGTCCGGTGTTGCAGTATCTCTACTACCTTGCTCAGATCCCCATTGCCATGTCTCCTCTTAGCAACAACAGTCTGTTCCTCGAATATTCCAAAAACCCTCTGAGGGAATTCCTGCATAAGGGACTGCATGTTTCTCTCTCCACCGATGACCCCATGCAGTTCCACTACACGAAG GAAGCACTTATGGAAGAATATGCAATTGCGGCTCAAGTGTGGAAGCTGAGCACGTGTGACCTGTGTGAGATCGCCAGGAACAGTGTGCTGCAGAGCGGCCTCTCGCATCAG gaaaagcaaaaatttctgggacaaaattattataaagagGGACCTGAAGGAAATGATATTCGAAAGACAAATGTTGCTCAGATCCGGATGGCGTTCCGATATGAGACCTTATGCAATGAGCTCAGCTTCCTGTCTGACGCCATGAAATCAGAAGAGATCACAGCCCTGACCAAGTAG
- the AMPD3 gene encoding AMP deaminase 3 isoform X4, with protein MPRQFPKLNISEVDEQVRLLAEKVFAKVLREEDSKDVLSLFTVPEDCPIGQKEAKERELQKELAEQKSVETAKRKKSFKMIRSQSLSLQMPTQQDWKGPPTACPAVSAAAPVLPGAPPQPAPAPYAMPEYQRVTISGDYCAGITVEDYEQAAKSLAKALVIREKYARLAYHRFPRTTAQYLGHWRADAAPLEEGLPDFHPPPLPQEDPYCLDDAPRNLGFLVRMQGGILYVYDNTKMLECQEPHSLPYPDLETYTVDMSHILALITHGPTKTYCHRRLNFLESKFSLHEMLNEMAEFKELKSNPHRDFYNVRKVDTHIHAAACMNQKHLLRFIKHTYQTEPDRTVAEKWGRKITLRQVFDSLHMDPYDLTVDSLDVHAGRQTFHRFDKFNSKYNPVGASELRDLYLKTENYLGGEYFARMVKEVAQELEESKYQYSEPRLSIYGCSPEEWSNLARWFIQHKVYSPNMRWIIQVPRIYDIFRSKKLLPSFGKMLENIFLPLFEATINPQDHRELHLFLRYVTGFDSVDDESKHSDHMFSDKSPSPDVWTSEQNPPYSYYLYYMYANIMVLNNLRRERGLSTFLFRPHCGESGSITHLVSAFLTADNISHGLLLKKSPVLQYLYYLAQIPIAMSPLSNNSLFLEYSKNPLREFLHKGLHVSLSTDDPMQFHYTKEALMEEYAIAAQVWKLSTCDLCEIARNSVLQSGLSHQEKQKFLGQNYYKEGPEGNDIRKTNVAQIRMAFRYETLCNELSFLSDAMKSEEITALTK; from the exons ATGCCACGCCAGTTCCCCAAGCTGAACATCTCCGAGGTGGACGAGCAAGTCCGGCTCCTGGCCGAGAAGGTGTTCGCTAAAGTGCTCCGAGAAGAGGACAGCAAAGATGTCCTGTCCCTCTTCACCGTCCCCGAGGACTGCCCCATCGGGCAGAAGGAGGCCAAGGAGAGGGAGCTGCAGAAGGAGCTGGCGGAGCAGAAGTCTGTGGAGACTGCGAAAAG aaagaaaagttttaagaTGATTCGGTCCCAGTCCCTGTCTCTGCAAATGCCGACGCAGCAAGATTGGAAGGGCCCCCCGACAGCCTGCCCAGCCGTGTCTGCAGCAGCTCCTGTGCTCCCCggagcccctccccagcccgcACCTGCGCCCTATGCCATGCCTGAGTACCAGCGGGTCACCATCAGCGGAGACTACTGTGCTGGG ATCACCGTGGAGGACTATGAACAGGCCGCCAAGAGCCTGGCCAAGGCCCTGGTGATCCGGGAGAAGTACGCCCGGCTCGCCTACCACCGCTTCCCACGCACCACGGCCCAGTACCTGGGTCACTGGCGGGCAGACGCTGCACCTCTGGAAGAGGGCCTCCCAG ACTTccaccctcccccactgccccaggAAGACCCTTACTGCCTGGATGATGCTCCCCGAAACCTGGGCTTCCTGGTCCGCATGCAGGGGGGCATCCTCTACGTGTACGATAACACAAAGATGCTGGAATGCCAGGAGCCCCACAGCCTGCCCTACCCAGACCTGGAGACCTACACGGTGGACATGAGCCACATCCTGGCTCTCATCACCCATGGCCCCAC GAAAACGTATTGTCACCGGCGACTGAACTTTCTGGAATCCAAGTTCAGCCTTCACGAGATGCTAAATGAAATGGCCGAGTTCAAAGAGTTGAAGAGCAACCCTCACCGAGACTTCTATAACGTGAGAAAG GTGGACACGCACATCCACGCAGCTGCCTGCATGAACCAGAAGCACCTGCTGCGCTTCATCAAGCATACGTACCAGACGGAGCCCGACCGGACAGTTGCCGAGAAGTGGGGCCGGAAGATCACCCTGCGGCAGGTGTTCGACAGCCTGCACATGGACCCGTACGACCTCACTGTGGACTCACTGGATGTCCATGCG GGCCGGCAGACGTTCCACCGCTTTGACAAGTTCAACTCCAAATACAACCCTGTGGGGGCCAGTGAACTCCGAGACCTGtatttgaaaactgaaaactaCCTGGGAGGAGAGTACTTTGCTCGGATGGTCAAG GAGGTGGCCCAGGAGCTGGAGGAGAGCAAGTACCAGTACTCAGAGCCACGGCTCTCCATCTACGGCTGCAGTCCTGAGGAGTGGTCCAACCTGGCCCGCTGGTTCATCCAGCACAAGGTCTACTCACCCAACATGCGCTGGATCATCCAGGTGCCCCGGATCTA TGACATATTTAGGTCAAAGAAGCTGCTGCCAAGCTTTGGGAAGATGCTGGAGAACATCTTCCTGCCCCTTTTTGAGGCCACCATTAATCCTCAGGATCACCGAGAGCTTCACCTCTTCCTCAGATAT gtGACGGGGTTTGACAGCGTGGATGATGAGTCCAAGCACAGCGATCACATGTTCTCAGACAAGAGCCCCAGCCCGGACGTCTGGACCAGCGAGCAGAACCCGCCCTACAGCTACTACCTGTACTACATGTATGCCAACATCATGGTGCTCAACAACCTCCGCAG GGAACGGGGCCTGAGCACGTTCCTGTTCCGGCCTCACTGCGGGGAGTCTGGCTCCATCACTCACTTGGTATCTGCTTTCCTGACTGCCGACAACATTTCCCATGGGCTGCTCCTCAAGAAG AGTCCGGTGTTGCAGTATCTCTACTACCTTGCTCAGATCCCCATTGCCATGTCTCCTCTTAGCAACAACAGTCTGTTCCTCGAATATTCCAAAAACCCTCTGAGGGAATTCCTGCATAAGGGACTGCATGTTTCTCTCTCCACCGATGACCCCATGCAGTTCCACTACACGAAG GAAGCACTTATGGAAGAATATGCAATTGCGGCTCAAGTGTGGAAGCTGAGCACGTGTGACCTGTGTGAGATCGCCAGGAACAGTGTGCTGCAGAGCGGCCTCTCGCATCAG gaaaagcaaaaatttctgggacaaaattattataaagagGGACCTGAAGGAAATGATATTCGAAAGACAAATGTTGCTCAGATCCGGATGGCGTTCCGATATGAGACCTTATGCAATGAGCTCAGCTTCCTGTCTGACGCCATGAAATCAGAAGAGATCACAGCCCTGACCAAGTAG